In the genome of Kiritimatiellia bacterium, one region contains:
- a CDS encoding GNAT family N-acetyltransferase, which produces MKRPCRPGRLTDLRALTALEALCFEHPGERFHRRQIRGLLLNPRAGVFVIRRGGAPAGWAAGLVRRARGRCAGRLYALAVHPDYRGRGFGLRLAKAVLEDLRRRGARTVSLEVRADNRAARRLYEGLGFIAAGALPDYYGPGLHGLRMRRPATTFRTRAAATSGARRSATGRPAGGRRR; this is translated from the coding sequence ATGAAGAGGCCCTGCCGCCCGGGCCGGCTGACGGATCTGCGTGCGCTGACGGCGCTCGAGGCCCTGTGTTTCGAGCACCCGGGCGAGCGCTTCCACCGCCGACAGATCCGCGGCCTGCTGCTCAATCCGCGCGCCGGCGTGTTCGTGATCCGGCGCGGCGGCGCCCCGGCGGGGTGGGCGGCGGGACTGGTGCGGCGCGCCCGCGGGCGTTGCGCGGGCCGCCTCTATGCCCTCGCCGTGCATCCGGATTACCGGGGGCGAGGCTTCGGGCTCCGCCTGGCGAAGGCGGTTCTGGAGGACCTGCGCCGGCGCGGCGCCCGAACGGTCAGCCTGGAAGTCCGTGCGGACAACCGCGCGGCGCGGCGCCTGTACGAGGGCCTGGGCTTCATCGCGGCCGGCGCCCTGCCCGACTATTACGGGCCCGGCCTGCACGGACTCCGGATGCGCCGCCCGGCGACGACGTTCAGGACTCGGGCCGCAGCGACGAGTGGTGCTCGACGATCCGCCACCGGCCGTCCTGCAGGCGGTAGACGAAGGTGA
- a CDS encoding phosphoribosyl-AMP cyclohydrolase, with protein MNEKEDGLELRLDFNKLTQATSANAGIIPVAVQHADTGEVILVAYTNEPAFRKAVADRSLVLWSTSRKELWEKGKTSGETFDLVEVRVNCEQNSLLYRVRPRRGGICHTKNRSGQPRNCYYRRLNLETGKLENLDP; from the coding sequence GTGAACGAAAAAGAAGATGGGCTGGAGCTACGGCTGGATTTCAACAAGCTGACGCAGGCGACGTCGGCCAACGCCGGGATCATCCCGGTGGCCGTCCAGCACGCGGACACAGGCGAGGTGATCCTCGTCGCCTACACGAACGAGCCGGCCTTCCGCAAGGCCGTCGCCGACCGGTCGCTGGTGCTGTGGAGCACCTCGCGGAAGGAGCTGTGGGAGAAGGGCAAGACCTCGGGCGAGACGTTCGACCTGGTCGAGGTGCGGGTGAACTGCGAGCAGAACTCGCTGCTCTACCGCGTCCGCCCGCGCCGCGGCGGGATCTGCCACACGAAAAACAGGAGCGGGCAGCCGCGGAACTGCTATTATCGGCGGCTCAACCTGGAGACGGGCAAGCTGGAGAACCTGGACCCTTAA
- the larC gene encoding nickel pincer cofactor biosynthesis protein LarC, translating to MNLLHFDSLGGASGDMLLGALVDLGIEAAALQHKLAQLPIGPFAIEAAKDKEHHIAGTRLAVRIPEHDHHGHHGRHWAEIRSIIGEADLPEPAKAMSLKAFLRLAEAEARVHGTGVEEVHFHEVGAVDAIVDIVGNCLALHWLKIEAVSFSPLPLGHGTIRCTHGTFPSPAPATVELLKGFPAEYVDEPHELVTPTGAALLTAWRSLERPPPGSRILRTGYGFGHRKLDRRPNLIRATLLEAPAAETVGETCLVLECNVDDTTPELLGALSTRLLEAGALDVFTVPAQMKKQRPGVLLTVLALPADRERLLDLVFRGCTTFGVREYLAARTMLERRFAEAQTEYGTVRIKIGRWRGEDITFAPEMEDCLRLAREQDVSARTVYEAACRARPNP from the coding sequence ATGAACCTGCTGCACTTCGACAGCCTGGGCGGGGCCTCCGGCGACATGCTGCTCGGGGCCCTCGTCGACCTCGGGATCGAGGCCGCGGCGCTCCAGCACAAGCTCGCGCAGCTGCCCATCGGTCCCTTCGCCATCGAGGCCGCGAAAGACAAGGAACATCACATCGCGGGCACGCGGCTGGCGGTCCGTATCCCGGAACACGACCACCACGGACACCACGGCCGGCATTGGGCTGAAATCCGCTCGATCATCGGGGAGGCCGACCTGCCCGAACCCGCGAAGGCGATGAGCCTGAAGGCGTTCCTGCGGCTGGCCGAGGCCGAGGCGCGCGTGCACGGGACGGGCGTCGAGGAGGTTCACTTCCACGAGGTCGGCGCCGTGGACGCGATCGTGGACATCGTCGGGAACTGCCTGGCCCTGCACTGGCTGAAAATCGAGGCCGTCTCCTTCAGCCCCCTGCCCCTCGGCCACGGTACGATCCGCTGCACGCATGGAACCTTCCCCTCGCCCGCCCCCGCGACCGTCGAACTGCTCAAGGGCTTTCCCGCGGAGTACGTGGACGAACCGCACGAGCTGGTCACGCCGACCGGCGCGGCCCTGCTGACGGCGTGGCGCTCGCTCGAACGCCCTCCGCCCGGCAGCCGGATCCTGCGGACAGGCTACGGATTCGGGCACCGGAAACTCGACCGGCGGCCGAACCTGATCCGGGCCACGCTCCTCGAGGCCCCCGCGGCGGAGACCGTAGGCGAGACCTGCCTCGTGCTCGAATGCAACGTGGACGACACAACTCCGGAACTGCTTGGCGCCCTGTCCACCCGCCTGCTCGAGGCGGGCGCCCTGGACGTTTTCACGGTTCCCGCGCAGATGAAAAAGCAGCGGCCGGGCGTCCTGCTCACCGTCCTCGCCCTGCCCGCCGACCGCGAGCGGCTGCTGGACCTGGTCTTCCGCGGCTGCACGACGTTCGGCGTGCGCGAATACCTGGCCGCCCGCACCATGCTGGAGCGCCGGTTCGCCGAGGCGCAAACGGAGTACGGAACGGTGCGGATCAAGATCGGGCGCTGGCGCGGCGAGGACATCACCTTCGCGCCGGAGATGGAGGATTGCCTGCGCCTCGCCCGGGAGCAGGACGTTTCGGCCCGCACCGTCTACGAGGCCGCCTGCCGGGCGCGGCCGAACCCGTGA
- a CDS encoding DUF2156 domain-containing protein produces MQENDGQCLGLAPLRLADRPLFHDLFSRQARPISDYSFAGTFLWSASLKLYWGLLHRHLCVFANGTGDLTMLVPPMPEPGAGPDDLGRCLRECFARMDEYNERHSQRHRSRVEYVSEEMLARLRAAPGFDLEAAPMGGDYIYDMARMIDLAGGGLKSKRSARNKFLRDYPDHRTELLTPAHRPACLALLLRWQQHAELKYGNEPQFEEAAGTRVLRRREVAACEFSLDHMDALNLKGLALFVGAELVGFTLGEALTANQASILIEKTHPDFPGAPQVIFSEFCRQGWAGYAECNAGDDCGMPSLQFTKESYRPIARLHKYSLARRVPTRCEPGPVVLELCPPPRALCA; encoded by the coding sequence ATGCAAGAAAACGATGGGCAATGTCTCGGCCTTGCCCCCCTGCGTCTGGCCGACCGTCCTTTGTTTCACGATCTGTTCTCCCGCCAGGCCCGTCCGATCTCGGACTACTCCTTCGCGGGCACCTTCCTGTGGAGCGCGAGCCTGAAGCTCTACTGGGGCCTGCTCCACCGGCATCTCTGCGTCTTCGCCAACGGCACGGGCGACCTGACCATGCTGGTCCCGCCGATGCCGGAGCCCGGCGCCGGGCCCGACGACCTGGGGCGCTGCCTGCGGGAGTGCTTCGCCCGGATGGACGAGTACAACGAGCGCCACAGCCAGCGGCACCGCTCCCGCGTCGAGTACGTGTCCGAGGAAATGCTGGCGCGGTTGCGCGCCGCGCCCGGCTTCGATCTGGAGGCCGCGCCCATGGGCGGCGACTACATCTACGACATGGCTCGGATGATCGACCTGGCCGGGGGCGGGCTCAAATCCAAGCGCAGCGCCCGCAACAAGTTCCTGCGCGACTACCCGGATCACCGGACGGAACTTTTGACCCCCGCGCATCGTCCGGCCTGCCTGGCCCTGCTCCTGCGCTGGCAGCAGCACGCGGAACTGAAGTATGGGAACGAACCGCAGTTCGAGGAGGCGGCGGGAACCCGGGTGCTGCGCCGCCGCGAAGTCGCGGCCTGCGAATTCTCGCTGGACCACATGGACGCGCTGAACCTGAAGGGCCTGGCCCTTTTCGTCGGCGCCGAGCTGGTCGGCTTCACGCTCGGGGAGGCGCTGACGGCGAACCAGGCCTCCATCCTGATCGAAAAGACGCACCCGGACTTTCCCGGCGCGCCGCAGGTCATCTTCTCCGAGTTCTGCCGCCAGGGCTGGGCCGGATACGCCGAATGCAACGCGGGGGACGACTGCGGCATGCCGTCGCTGCAGTTCACCAAGGAAAGCTACCGGCCCATCGCCCGGCTGCACAAGTACAGCCTGGCGCGGCGCGTGCCGACGCGCTGCGAACCGGGGCCCGTCGTCCTGGAACTCTGCCCTCCGCCCCGGGCCCTCTGCGCATGA
- a CDS encoding SurA N-terminal domain-containing protein: protein MAMLITKFHSLIRNRLLWAAFLVIIVFTFVIWGTTTSGSKDQEGANSAGKLDGEYVPMEEFRRAYFSTYMSIVLNVGRPLNVTAELDRQIKQAAWRRLAALRQAEALGLTANNDEVIATIRGHQGFQYQGQFSPQHYQAFVQNVLNRLGFAEVQFEEHVRQEIALQKLQYMVQQAVLVTPYEINRAITTLSDTFEAEYVAIGEKDVEDEVRVGETEARALFLKDPALFTIPEKVSLRYVALPLTNYTAAVTVAEEDALVYYDDFMDSFVRTNRVRIAADEEGAEPPAEDEEAAWSNEIVQLTFDEVKTSIVERMTMDRARDKAVEAATELVIRLAPDREGQALTFEDVMAKAGLAIRTAGPFAANEPVEGVDAGLEFNRAAFTLRDTPDEYFSDAVVGSNAVYVLALTERFDARVPEFEEVSEDVLKVARQQAIAEAITKKAQSVREVALAAQEAKGPSFANAAESFKLDPVRVGPFSLTEGLDEQAAYSEELLRTVLLLNEGEVSEPIVAEDAVLVIRLAKRSAGETTELEPMREQIADSIRRQRNRTLFSEWQEYLLRAGRLEDRMAVPDEEMPADEEDLPEEAPAPDAES from the coding sequence GACGGCGAGTACGTGCCCATGGAGGAGTTCCGGCGCGCCTATTTCAGCACGTACATGTCCATCGTGCTGAACGTCGGCCGGCCCCTGAACGTCACCGCGGAACTGGACCGGCAGATCAAGCAGGCCGCGTGGCGCCGGCTGGCGGCGCTCCGCCAGGCCGAGGCGCTCGGCCTGACGGCCAACAACGATGAAGTTATCGCCACGATCCGCGGGCACCAGGGCTTCCAATACCAGGGCCAGTTCAGCCCGCAGCACTACCAGGCCTTCGTTCAGAACGTTCTGAACCGCCTCGGCTTTGCCGAGGTCCAGTTCGAGGAGCACGTCCGGCAGGAGATCGCGCTCCAGAAACTGCAGTACATGGTCCAGCAGGCCGTCCTGGTCACCCCGTACGAGATCAACCGCGCGATCACGACCTTGAGCGACACCTTCGAGGCGGAGTACGTTGCGATCGGCGAGAAGGACGTCGAGGACGAAGTCCGGGTCGGGGAAACAGAGGCCCGCGCGCTGTTCCTGAAGGACCCCGCCCTGTTCACCATCCCGGAGAAGGTAAGCCTGCGCTATGTCGCGCTGCCGCTGACCAACTACACCGCCGCGGTCACGGTCGCCGAGGAGGACGCGCTGGTATACTACGACGATTTCATGGATTCGTTCGTCCGCACCAACCGCGTCCGGATCGCCGCCGACGAGGAAGGGGCGGAGCCCCCGGCGGAGGACGAGGAGGCCGCCTGGTCGAACGAAATCGTGCAGTTGACCTTCGACGAGGTGAAGACCAGCATCGTCGAGCGCATGACGATGGACCGCGCGCGGGACAAGGCGGTGGAAGCGGCGACGGAACTGGTGATCCGGCTCGCGCCGGACCGGGAGGGTCAGGCCCTGACCTTCGAGGACGTGATGGCCAAGGCCGGCCTGGCGATCCGGACGGCCGGCCCGTTCGCGGCGAACGAGCCCGTGGAGGGCGTGGACGCCGGGCTCGAATTCAACCGGGCCGCGTTCACTCTGCGAGACACGCCGGATGAGTATTTCAGCGACGCGGTCGTGGGCAGCAACGCGGTGTACGTGCTGGCCCTGACGGAGCGGTTCGACGCCCGCGTTCCGGAGTTCGAGGAAGTGTCGGAAGACGTGCTGAAGGTCGCACGCCAGCAGGCGATCGCCGAGGCCATCACGAAGAAGGCGCAGTCCGTGCGGGAGGTGGCGCTGGCCGCGCAGGAGGCCAAGGGCCCGTCGTTCGCCAACGCCGCGGAGTCCTTCAAGCTCGATCCGGTGCGCGTCGGGCCCTTCAGCCTGACCGAGGGCCTGGACGAGCAGGCCGCCTACAGCGAGGAGCTGTTGAGAACGGTCCTCCTGCTCAACGAGGGAGAGGTCAGCGAGCCCATCGTCGCCGAAGACGCCGTGCTCGTCATCCGCCTCGCAAAGCGCAGCGCCGGGGAGACCACGGAGCTCGAACCCATGCGCGAGCAGATCGCCGACTCCATCCGCCGGCAGCGCAACCGCACCCTCTTCAGCGAGTGGCAGGAATACCTGCTCCGGGCGGGCCGGCTGGAGGACCGCATGGCCGTACCGGACGAGGAGATGCCCGCGGACGAGGAGGATCTCCCGGAAGAGGCCCCGGCCCCGGACGCGGAGTCCTGA
- a CDS encoding aminodeoxychorismate/anthranilate synthase component II, producing the protein MILVIDNYDSFTYNLVQYLGELGADVRVVRNDAMTVDEVAALGAERIVISPGPCTPKEAGISCAVIERMGGRVPLLGVCLGHQCIGHVYGGRVVRAGRLMHGKTSLIRHRGQGVLAGMPQPFEAIRYHSLLVERESLPADLEITAETDEGEIMGLQHRRLPVFGVQFHPESILTQNGMQILKNFLAAPARL; encoded by the coding sequence ATGATCCTGGTCATCGATAATTACGACTCGTTCACGTACAACCTGGTCCAGTACCTCGGCGAGCTGGGCGCGGACGTGCGCGTCGTGCGCAATGACGCCATGACCGTGGATGAAGTCGCCGCGCTGGGCGCGGAGCGGATCGTCATCAGCCCAGGCCCCTGCACGCCGAAGGAGGCCGGCATCTCGTGCGCGGTGATCGAGCGGATGGGAGGCCGGGTGCCGCTGCTCGGCGTTTGCCTGGGGCACCAGTGCATCGGCCACGTGTACGGGGGGCGCGTCGTTCGGGCGGGGCGGCTGATGCACGGCAAGACCTCGCTGATCCGGCACCGCGGGCAGGGCGTGCTGGCCGGGATGCCCCAACCGTTCGAGGCCATCCGCTACCACTCGCTGCTGGTCGAGCGCGAAAGCCTGCCGGCCGACCTCGAGATCACGGCCGAAACCGACGAGGGCGAGATCATGGGCCTGCAGCACCGGCGGCTTCCCGTCTTTGGGGTGCAGTTCCACCCGGAATCCATCCTGACGCAAAACGGCATGCAGATCCTGAAAAACTTTCTCGCGGCGCCGGCCCGCTTGTAA
- a CDS encoding SgcJ/EcaC family oxidoreductase: protein MRRRERRLAGWLCILAGVVACAQTPEVAGGEAEVAALFDQWDAALRTGDPDTVVALYAEDAVLLPTLSGRVRVGPEGIRDYFVHFLEKQPAGVITESHLRRFGDLAIRSGLYTFTLTDPDGIVREVDARFTFVYRLQDGRWRIVEHHSSLRPES from the coding sequence ATGAGAAGACGAGAGAGGCGGCTCGCGGGATGGTTATGTATTCTGGCCGGCGTTGTGGCGTGCGCCCAGACCCCGGAGGTCGCCGGCGGGGAGGCGGAGGTGGCCGCGCTGTTCGACCAGTGGGACGCGGCCCTGCGGACGGGCGACCCGGACACGGTGGTGGCGCTCTACGCGGAGGATGCGGTGTTGTTGCCCACGCTGTCCGGTCGCGTGCGCGTCGGGCCCGAGGGTATTCGGGACTACTTCGTGCATTTCCTGGAGAAGCAGCCGGCCGGCGTCATCACGGAGAGCCATCTGCGCCGGTTTGGGGACCTCGCGATCCGCTCGGGCCTCTACACGTTCACACTGACGGACCCGGACGGGATTGTCCGCGAGGTGGACGCGCGGTTCACCTTCGTCTACCGCCTGCAGGACGGCCGGTGGCGGATCGTCGAGCACCACTCGTCGCTGCGGCCCGAGTCCTGA
- the larB gene encoding nickel pincer cofactor biosynthesis protein LarB, with product MHSDVQPHDGIRDLGFAQVDLDRPRRCGMPEVIFCAGKTPAQIAGIIQALKERGQNVLGTRVSPDQFREVAHVHADAVYHETARCLTLEVTPRPEPVGHVAVVCAGTSDLPVAEEAALTAEWMGARVEIIRDVGVAGLHRLFKHLDTLRRARAVVVVAGMEGALPSVVGGLIDRPIVAVPTSVGYGAHLQGLAPLLTMLNSCAPGITVVNIDNGFGAGAAAALINRIGEPA from the coding sequence ATGCATTCCGATGTCCAGCCTCACGACGGCATCCGCGACCTCGGGTTCGCGCAGGTGGACCTTGACCGGCCCCGCCGGTGCGGCATGCCCGAGGTGATCTTCTGCGCCGGGAAGACCCCGGCGCAAATCGCCGGTATCATCCAGGCCCTCAAGGAACGCGGCCAAAACGTGCTGGGCACCCGGGTTTCTCCCGATCAGTTCCGGGAGGTGGCCCACGTCCACGCGGACGCCGTCTACCACGAGACCGCGCGCTGCCTGACCCTCGAGGTGACGCCCCGCCCGGAACCGGTCGGCCACGTGGCCGTCGTCTGCGCGGGCACCTCGGACCTGCCGGTCGCGGAGGAAGCGGCCCTGACGGCGGAATGGATGGGGGCGCGGGTGGAGATCATCCGGGACGTCGGGGTCGCCGGCCTGCACCGGCTGTTCAAGCATCTCGACACGCTGCGCCGCGCCCGCGCGGTCGTGGTCGTCGCCGGTATGGAGGGCGCCCTGCCCTCCGTCGTCGGCGGCCTGATCGACCGGCCCATCGTCGCCGTCCCGACCAGCGTCGGGTACGGCGCGCACCTCCAGGGGCTGGCGCCGCTCCTGACCATGCTTAACTCGTGCGCGCCCGGCATCACCGTGGTGAACATCGACAACGGGTTCGGCGCCGGGGCCGCGGCCGCGCTCATCAACCGGATCGGGGAGCCGGCATGA
- the hisF gene encoding imidazole glycerol phosphate synthase subunit HisF: MPAKRIIPCLDINAGRVVKGVRFVELRDAGDPVQVARAYEAQGADELTFLDITASHEARDTIVEVVRAVAQQVFMPLTVGGGVRTAADIRRMLQAGADKVSLNTAALLNPGIIDETARQFGSQCIVLAIDARKRTGGPGPASPGTSPGQGWTVFTHGGRKPTEREAVEWAREGVGRGAGEILLTSMDRDGTQDGYDLELTRAVSEAVPVPVIASGGVGALDHFYDGIVLGKADAVLAASVFHFGTFTIPQVKEHLKRKGVEVRL; the protein is encoded by the coding sequence ATGCCGGCCAAACGGATCATACCGTGCCTGGACATCAACGCCGGGCGCGTGGTCAAGGGCGTGCGCTTCGTGGAACTCCGCGACGCGGGCGACCCGGTTCAGGTCGCCCGCGCCTACGAGGCGCAGGGCGCGGACGAGTTGACCTTTCTCGACATCACCGCCTCGCACGAGGCGCGCGACACGATCGTCGAGGTCGTCCGCGCCGTCGCGCAGCAGGTGTTCATGCCCCTGACCGTCGGCGGCGGCGTGCGCACCGCGGCGGACATCCGGCGGATGCTCCAGGCGGGGGCGGACAAGGTCTCGCTGAACACCGCGGCACTGCTGAACCCCGGGATCATCGACGAGACCGCGAGGCAGTTCGGCAGCCAGTGCATCGTCCTGGCCATCGATGCCCGCAAGCGGACCGGCGGGCCAGGCCCGGCTTCGCCAGGAACTTCGCCGGGGCAAGGCTGGACGGTGTTCACGCACGGCGGCCGCAAGCCCACCGAGCGCGAGGCGGTCGAGTGGGCGCGCGAGGGCGTCGGGCGCGGCGCGGGAGAGATCCTGCTGACCAGCATGGACCGCGACGGCACGCAGGACGGGTACGATTTGGAATTGACGCGGGCCGTGTCCGAGGCGGTCCCGGTGCCGGTGATCGCCTCGGGGGGCGTCGGCGCGCTGGATCATTTCTACGACGGGATCGTGCTCGGCAAGGCGGACGCGGTGCTCGCGGCCTCGGTCTTCCATTTCGGCACGTTCACGATCCCGCAGGTGAAGGAGCACTTGAAACGGAAGGGCGTGGAGGTGCGGCTGTGA
- a CDS encoding tetratricopeptide repeat protein, producing the protein MEENRDIYQTRENDPASPPSGRPVDIGLDGLRRQARLTTILLALLMLVLLGAAIWLIHEQEKKLRSEEAEGAAPPAGGSPLPLPAASQLGGAPAQPAIPESALATALEPPTPPSAPSLTPEQSAQAMEELRKAHEYLRAKDLIRGEEHTRRALEIWPEWPSALRLLGLIHTQRGQFEQAITVLDQAIARDPLNVEAINSLATAYMQKGWMGRAEELLHKAEIMNPDYWPAHLNLGLLYILKKDYGPAADYLERAIVNVPNDAGPRNNLGVALMRVGRFDDARRNFQIIIEQTPKNPAPYFNIAISFILEKNPDAALEWIRQGAEHCSPMTCQSYLADQAFNPLRNYPPFQQLLTSLYPQLPAPPPP; encoded by the coding sequence ATGGAAGAAAATCGAGACATATACCAGACCCGCGAAAACGACCCGGCCTCGCCCCCGTCCGGCCGGCCCGTGGACATCGGGCTCGACGGCCTCCGGCGGCAGGCCCGGCTGACCACGATCCTGCTGGCCCTCCTGATGCTCGTGCTGTTGGGCGCCGCGATCTGGCTGATCCACGAGCAGGAGAAGAAGCTGCGGAGCGAGGAGGCCGAGGGCGCCGCTCCGCCCGCGGGCGGGAGCCCGCTGCCGCTGCCGGCCGCCAGCCAACTGGGCGGGGCGCCCGCCCAGCCGGCCATCCCGGAATCCGCGCTGGCCACCGCGCTCGAGCCCCCCACCCCGCCGTCGGCCCCCTCCCTGACGCCGGAGCAGTCGGCCCAGGCGATGGAGGAATTGCGCAAGGCCCACGAATACCTGCGGGCGAAGGACCTGATCCGCGGCGAGGAGCACACCCGGCGCGCGCTGGAGATCTGGCCGGAGTGGCCCTCCGCCCTGCGGCTGCTGGGACTGATTCATACGCAGCGCGGGCAGTTCGAGCAGGCCATCACGGTCCTGGACCAGGCCATTGCGCGGGATCCCCTGAACGTCGAGGCCATCAATTCGCTGGCGACGGCCTACATGCAAAAGGGCTGGATGGGCCGGGCGGAGGAGCTGTTGCACAAGGCCGAGATCATGAACCCGGATTACTGGCCGGCCCACCTGAACCTGGGCCTGCTGTACATCCTCAAGAAGGACTACGGGCCCGCGGCGGACTATCTCGAGCGCGCGATCGTCAACGTGCCGAACGACGCCGGCCCCCGCAACAACCTCGGCGTCGCCCTGATGCGCGTCGGACGCTTCGATGACGCTCGCCGGAATTTTCAGATCATCATCGAGCAGACCCCGAAAAACCCGGCGCCCTACTTCAACATCGCCATCAGCTTTATTCTGGAGAAGAACCCCGACGCCGCCCTCGAGTGGATCCGGCAGGGGGCGGAACACTGCTCGCCGATGACCTGCCAGAGCTACCTGGCGGACCAGGCGTTCAATCCGCTCCGGAATTACCCGCCGTTCCAGCAACTGCTGACCTCCCTCTATCCCCAGCTGCCCGCCCCGCCGCCGCCGTAA
- the trpE gene encoding anthranilate synthase component I — protein sequence MKSTHPRRSAKPAVKDSILSCFPDKKAFLEKARQGNLVPVWRELLADQDSPVSAYEKVREHLRRKGHATHTFLLESVEGGENVGRYSFIGGAPRAILRAYGRRVTLQRPGGAEETLEADADPLDALRRTMAQFRPVPDPALPRFIGGAVGFLGYDCVSVFEPRVPARTDPSLRAPDMVFMITEALIIFDRVRHTIRLIANAWIGDDAEAAYEGAITVIENLTEALRTPRASTLIDRHAPAPEIEPRSNTPRAEFEEAVRRAQEYIRAGDIIQVVLSQRFETDFTGDSLDVYRALRSINPSPYMFCLDLGDSAMVGSSPEVHVRGEDGRAELRPIAGTRPRAVDPAEDARLAAELLADPKERAEHIMLVDLARNDLGRVCRYGSVRVPELMVIERYSHVMHIVSDVAGELAPGMDAYQLMRATFPAGTVSGAPKIRAMEIVAELERARRGPYAGAVGYFSFSGNLDSCITIRTIILDLGKAYVQAGAGIVADSDPGREYEETQNKARGMFKALALAGHFAAARENRAP from the coding sequence ATGAAATCAACCCATCCGCGGCGATCCGCGAAACCCGCGGTCAAGGATTCGATTTTGAGCTGTTTCCCCGATAAAAAGGCCTTCCTCGAGAAGGCGAGGCAGGGCAACCTGGTGCCGGTCTGGCGCGAGCTGCTGGCGGACCAGGACTCCCCGGTTTCGGCGTACGAAAAGGTACGCGAGCACCTGCGCCGGAAGGGTCACGCGACGCACACGTTCCTGCTGGAGAGCGTCGAGGGCGGCGAGAACGTCGGCCGCTACTCGTTCATCGGCGGCGCGCCCCGCGCGATCCTGCGCGCGTACGGGCGGCGCGTCACCCTCCAGCGGCCGGGCGGCGCCGAGGAGACGCTGGAGGCGGACGCCGATCCGCTCGACGCGCTCCGCCGCACCATGGCGCAGTTCCGCCCGGTCCCGGACCCCGCCCTGCCCCGCTTCATCGGCGGCGCGGTCGGGTTCCTCGGCTACGACTGCGTCTCCGTGTTCGAGCCGCGCGTCCCCGCGCGGACCGACCCGTCCCTCCGCGCGCCGGACATGGTGTTCATGATCACGGAGGCGCTGATCATCTTCGACCGCGTGCGCCATACGATCCGCCTGATCGCCAACGCCTGGATCGGGGACGACGCGGAGGCGGCCTACGAAGGGGCGATCACCGTGATCGAGAACCTGACGGAGGCGTTGCGGACGCCGCGCGCGAGCACGCTGATCGACCGCCACGCGCCGGCGCCGGAGATCGAGCCCCGCTCGAACACCCCGCGCGCCGAGTTCGAGGAGGCCGTGCGGCGCGCCCAGGAGTACATCCGGGCCGGCGACATCATCCAGGTGGTGCTGTCCCAGCGTTTCGAGACGGATTTCACGGGCGACTCGCTGGACGTGTACCGGGCGCTGCGGTCCATCAACCCGTCGCCCTACATGTTCTGCCTCGACCTGGGCGACAGCGCGATGGTCGGCTCGTCGCCGGAGGTCCACGTCCGGGGCGAGGACGGCCGCGCGGAGCTGCGGCCGATCGCCGGCACGCGGCCGCGCGCGGTGGACCCGGCGGAGGACGCACGGCTCGCGGCCGAGCTGCTGGCGGACCCGAAGGAGCGGGCGGAGCACATCATGCTGGTGGACCTCGCGCGCAACGACCTTGGGCGCGTCTGCCGGTACGGGTCGGTCCGCGTCCCGGAGCTGATGGTCATCGAGCGATACAGCCATGTCATGCATATTGTCTCCGACGTGGCGGGCGAGTTGGCGCCGGGGATGGACGCCTACCAGCTCATGCGCGCGACGTTCCCCGCGGGCACCGTCAGCGGCGCGCCGAAAATCCGCGCGATGGAGATCGTCGCCGAGCTGGAGCGGGCCCGGCGCGGGCCCTACGCCGGCGCGGTGGGCTACTTCAGCTTCAGCGGCAACCTCGACAGTTGCATCACGATCCGCACGATCATCCTCGACCTCGGCAAGGCCTACGTGCAGGCGGGCGCGGGGATCGTCGCGGATTCCGATCCGGGCCGTGAGTACGAGGAGACGCAGAACAAGGCGCGGGGGATGTTCAAGGCCCTCGCGCTGGCCGGGCACTTCGCCGCGGCGAGGGAGAACCGCGCGCCATGA